The Caloenas nicobarica isolate bCalNic1 chromosome Z, bCalNic1.hap1, whole genome shotgun sequence genome has a segment encoding these proteins:
- the LOC136002111 gene encoding tetraspanin-3-like, giving the protein MRRIRAVLVLPLSSLSLWQYEDSWLKLFARSLLRFLGFIFWGAAAALAFGGIVVILMYKNYRYLFQESLLSLPGWLAVAAALILLPTGILTILISAKSSRYYQGALMYLLLVLFCLEMSSAVLVQFYSIRVASELKSTMGYLIYQYSGTHSQGPDSRAVDEVQRKLQCCGVQNYTDWLQATVASWHLQAEKTHVPESCCKVKYSHCRGDLGHLEQIFQEGCLQKLEDSLHFVMLYMFWCCTVLSVLELLAGVSNGILMRCQPFHDFAILESSAFS; this is encoded by the coding sequence ATGAGGAGAATTAGAGCTGTGCTGGTGTTGCCATTGTCATCTTTATCTTTGTGGCAATATGAGGACTCCTGGCTCAAGCTCTTTGCTCGATCTCTGCTGAGGTTTCTAGGCTTCATCTTCTGGGGTGCTGCGGCAGCTCTGGCCTTTGGTGGAATTGTTGTGATCCTGATGTACAAGAACTACAGATACTTATTTCAGGAGTCTTTGTTGTCTCTCCCTGGCTGGTTGGCTGTTGCAGCTGCACTTATCTTGCTACCTACTGGAATTTTGACCATCTTGATTTCTGCTAAGAGCTCCCGCTATTATCAAGGGGCTCTCATGTACTTGCTGCTAGTCCTTTTTTGCCTAGAAATGTCTTCGGCAGTTCTGGTACAGTTCTACTCCATTCGGGTGGCTTCTGAGCTGAAAAGCACTATGGGTTACCTCATCTATCAGTACAGTGGGACACATTCCCAAGGCCCTGATAGCAGGGCTGTGGATGAAGTACAGAGGAAGCTGCAGTGTTGTGGCGTCCAAAACTACACAGACTGGCTACAGGCAACAGTTGCTTCTTGGCATCTGCAAGCTGAAAAAACTCATGTTCCTGAAAGCTGCTGTAAGGTGAAGTATTCTCACTGCAGGGGTGACTTAGGCCATCTGGAGCAGATTTTTCAGGAAGGCTGTCTACAGAAGCTGGAAGACAGTTTGCATTTTGTCATGCTCTACATGTTTTGGTGCTGTACTGTGTTAAGTGTCTTAGAGTTGTTGGCCGGTGTCAGCAATGGCATTCTCATGAGGTGTCAGCCTTTCCACGACTTCGCAATTCTGGAATCATCTGCTTTCTCATAG